AAGAACAACCTTACAGATCTAAAACATGAATAATGCCCAAATCCATGAGTCATGAATACTATCGCTTATATGTTTAAAATGTACAAAAACTTGTTAAAAATTACTGAGGAAACAGCCATCAGAACATCAGGTATTCAGGTACCTCAATTTGGTGAATCTTCCCACCTTGATATACAGGAGAACACCGTAGTATTGTATATGCAGTTCATTTCCTACCCCAGCCAATAGGAAAAGCTCACATTAAAATCTGCAATAAGTTAGCACACAAGATATTCTGTTAGTAGTTGTGCTAACTGGATCTTAACATCCACATGATGTGATAACCACATGATAAATCACTGATATAGGATTGCATTCAATACATGTTCAGTGTTATCCATACAAAGACATCTAATAATACCATACACCATCAACAGGAAGTACTGGTCTCCCCAGCAACATATTCTTAATTTATAGTATGTTTGCTCTTTAAGGCACAGAGTTGATACAAGTGTAAGTCCATTCCTTCTTGCATGATTACTAGTACATAACAAGTATATATGGAGAAGCCAGACATCAGCTTCACCCGAATTGACTCAGGCCAAGCTAGTTATCATACTTGGAACTTCGAAGCTTACACAACCGTATCACTCCAGCAATCCTTAGCGACAACAATTGCTCTCATGAATAACTCACACCTAAATGAAGATTTTCTCGGAGAGCAACTTCAGCTCTCTGCGTTTTCTATCAACAAACTCTGACACACTACCAGCTCCCGGCTTTGCTGAGGCTGCAACCAATTGACAGTAAAAACATACCAACTCACAGTGGCAGCACAGCACCACTGGAGCGGCCATTCCGTGAGAAGAAAAACCCTTGGCCACTGCTTGACATGGACCTGCCAATCTTGAACCGGCCTGACTGACACGAGGACGAAGAAATGCCTGCGGCCTCCTTCTCCTTCGCCCTGAAGACCTTCATCTCTCGGGGATTTGGCAACTTGCAATTATACCGCACCACATCATCATTTGCTTCAGGAAGAGCTACGGCAAACAACGGAGAATCCATGGAAGCCGAGCGCCTAATTGGCTTGGGCGTGTCCCTTCCATTCTCCTCCGCTGTAGACGTGCCTTCACTTTGAGTGGCTGAGGCTGACGACGCCTCAGAGTCCTCCGAGCCCTCAGTCTCCGATTCAGATTGAGACAGCGACATTTCCTCGTGAACGTAGTGTTCTCCCAATTGGGCACCGCCTGCCTCAGCCTCCGCGGCATCGACGGGTAGATCGGAGGGAATGACGACGACGGGGGAACGGCAGATCGGGCAGTTGACGTGGGCGCGGAGCCAGGTGTCGATGCAGGGCGCGTGGAACGGGTGAGCGCAGCGCGGGAGGAGGCGCACCAGCTCCCCGTCGCTGAACTCGCCGAGGCACACCGCGCAGTCCCCGCTCCGGCCCACCCCGCGGCGGTACTCCACAGCGGCTATGGACGCGATGGTGGCCTCGTCGAGCCCCACCGTCCGGATGTACCACACGTGGTGCACCACCCCTCCACCGCCCCCGCCCTCCTCCTCGTCGTCGGGCCCTTCGGCGGTGGCCGCGGCGAGGCTTCGGCGTCGTCGCAGgatgaggcggcggcggcggcggtagaGGAGGAGCGTGGAGAGCCCGAGCGAGAGGGAGAGGAAGATAGAGAGCAGGGAGATAACGAGGATGAGGCGGACGGGCGCGTGGCGGTCGGCGACCGGCGCGCGCGGGATCACCgggatcgggggtggtgggggcagGACGTATTCGAAGCaggcgtccccgccgccggggcagAGGGGGAGGCAGTCGAGCGGTGCTTCCGTGCAGTTAAGGGTGACCGTCGCCGCCGCGTGCGGGCGCACCGTGTACATGGCTACCTCGGCTGGGGCTGGGGCTggtgcagcggcggcggcggagtcggctcgaaggcGCGCATCGGAGAGGACGAGAGGTGCGCGTGCGCGAGGGGGCGGTGGTGGACTGGTGGTGGACTGGTGGGCTAGTCTGGTTGGGAATGGAGGGGGATACGTGGAGTGGATTGGTCGCTGTTGGTGGGTTTGGTAAAAGGTTTGGCGAGCTTTGGTGTGGACTGTGGAGCTGGATCGCATTCGCATGGACAGCCGAGGGCGACTGCGACTGCGAGTCCCCAACACCTGCGACTTTACCAACACTCTCTCTGACACTGTGGCCTCAATAAGTCCTGCTACTATTCTGAGCGCACATGTCGGTGAAGAAACGCTGTTCCGTGATGGCGTTTCCTCTTGCGCTGAGCGTCAAGCCTGACCTGGCCAGTATTGGCTTACGGAAAGTCAAACACTAGTTGGCCAGGATAAACAAAAATATGAGCATGCGGTTGCGAAGAAATCGACGCTAACTCTATGTAACGGTGACTATCAAGTTGTTAAATCTAGAGAACGAACGAGGTTAGATAGCAAATTGCTAAATTTAGCAAGTCTATTTGAAGAACTATTGGAGAAATATTTTTCTGTTCACTTCTTAAATTTAAGTTTTAGATAGTTGTTTAGAGAACTATTAGAGTTGTTTTAAAAATAACATTTTTTCTCTTAAGACAGGGATGGGGCAAAAATTTCCCCGCGAGGATGGCAGGGCGGGGATCCGAAATTTAACGGGTTGGGAACGAGGATAAAAATTACCCTCACGGGGATTCGATGGGAACCTAAATTAGGACTTAAACCCTCCCTTTATGTGTTCTATAAAGCTTGAATCCAATAAATTGTCTCATTATAACTGCATATAAAGATATAAAATCATCAATCACTAACCATAACTTCATTTTTTATCCGGTTATTGCTCGGATAGTCCTTATTTATATGTGCATATCATAATATTTgtcagagaggaaatctccggccgggtggcggagtgcacccgccctaaatcctaagatgaggagggacataagcgttttgcctgttatgCGAGATGGATGGACGAATACAAGAacacgcgagggtttagagtggttcgggccgccggagcgtaacaccctactccactgtgtgttgggtTGCTATGGAAGCTTGAGAGTCTGAATGAACTTgtgttgtaacgtcgcatgcctccccttttatagttgaaggggggcatgcacaaaagaCTTCGTACCCCGACATGTGGGTCCAGAGACATAAGGATGGAATACCCGGAGCAACTAATGTCGGTCACCTTGTGTTATCTCCCTATGCCCCGACATCCGCCGCTTGAGTAGAATCGGCGTGCTGCAGAAGGTTCCTCGGTATTGTTTAAGTCATGATGACTACTGCGTGCGTGCAGCGGTGTGGGCGTACTGTCCGCTGCTTGATTGAACAGGCGCGCCGCCTAGTctggtcgccgcctgccagcagagtggacggggcacattaaatgccgagTCGGCACATCACCCATCTGCAGGTCGGTCAGGCGGCGTGtgatctccgcaataaatgcagagatcgCACGGCCGtgtggccttacgtcaggctctgcTCTCCGGCTTACGTCATGATCCGTAGGCCACGTGGTAGCACCGGGTCcctgcctgagcggggagcgtaggCGTGCCTGGCAGGACCCAGACAAGTGTctgtgccggacccctgtacgcctTCGACTTAGGCCAGGGTACTCCTCGTCCCGAGATCTTGTAGTGGACGGTTCGGACCTCTCTTAGAAGGGTCCGGGTCCCATTTAGGGGAACACTAAGGTCCCAGGTAGGTATGCCGAGGTCCGGCATTCTTTCACAGGGGTCTGGATCCACAGATGGTATCACGGTATATGTTACCTTCTCTGGTCATCTGGCGGCCTCGGAGTTGTCCACGTGGTGGGGGTACCGCGCCTCCTtactatagtaaggggtacccctgttcctGGGTACAGACAGTGGCCtcggggcccgcctcaggggaggttacaagcctgtaggtggggccaaagtCTGGTTGTTGTGCCATCTCCGGGCACTTGCTGACGTAACCGTCGCCAACTTGCCTTCAGTCGTGCCGCCTTCCATGTCTATCCCCGCATCTGGCAGGTACATGGCCTCCGCTCCCGCCGGTTTCGTTAGACTGCGCGCGGGGCGTCTTATTGCTACCGCCTAAAAAATATCTTTCAGCGACCCCTAAGCGACGTGCGTGACAGTTTGCTTCCGGGGAGACGGCCCGTCTTCCACACACTCGGAGACTGGTTCCCCGGGTGCGTGACATGTGGACCTGGGCCCCCATGTCAGGGACCGAGTCACTGTGAGCACTAGGCGCGCGTTGGAGGGGGTTGGGACGCGCGAGGAAGGGCCCCTTTTGAGAAAAGGGGACTTACTCCACGGCCAGCAGTTTTGCATCCGCACTTTCTTCAACTGTTGCGTCCCTTCTCCTCCGAGTCCTTTGCGTCTCTACTGCACCCACATTTCTCTTTTCGCCGCCGTAGCAGCCATGGCTTCACTGGTTCATCCCGAGCGTTACCAGACCGAGAGGAGGCTCGACACAGTGCgccgcctgctcggatggagtgcGCCGTCGTACGCTTGGAGAATCTGGGCCGGCGCTTCCCCCCTCGGtgatctcgccgccggggagtttgtGCTTTTTGTCTCCTACCTTTCGTGCGGGTTGGGGTTGCCGATCTCCCCCTTCTTCATGTTATTGTTGGAGGATTTCGGTCTCCAGCTATAGCACCTCACACCCCACTCCATCCTTCAGGCGGCCATCTTTGCCCACCtgtgcgagatgttcgtgggggtggcacCATGCACCTCTCTCCCGCCACTTTTTCATGCTGGTGAAGTCCGGGAAGGCCAAGGACCATCTCGGCGCGTATTACTTCCAATCAAGGGCGGATTCGGCCAGCGCCTATATCCCCTCCCTCAACGGCGCGAGGTGGGAAAGCTGGCGAGCCGAATGGGTGATCGCCAATACCGAGGCTAGCGACCGTCTCGTACTTCCGAGTGACAGGTCGAGGCTCGAGAAGAAGCAATGGAGAGCCAAGCAGTCATTGGCGCCGGAGTTCGGGCCTGTGTTGGACAGGATCGAGTCTCTGGCGACCGGTGGTCTAACGTCGATGCACGTGGTTGGCGAGTTCTTGCAGCGCCGGATCGCGCCGCTGCAAGCGAGGGCACGCTTGAGCTACTGGTTTTCTGGCTCAAACGACCCTGGCCGGGTCCTGCGCGGGCCAGGCACCGACCTGACCTGGGAGGAGCTAGAGCTATTGGTGAAGGGGGTCACTAGTGAGTCCTTCGTTGCTGAGTCCTTGATCCTTCCCGAGGGCATTTCTCCGCTTTGCGACGACCAAGGGTTGAGGACAACAATCTTAGATTCGCTGCCGACCCTTGATGAGAGCGGCGTAGTGGTTCGCCAGACCGGTGTACCGGCCGGAGATTCTCAGCCCCCCGATGCCGACTCCAGGGCTCCCTCAGCAAACCTCAGCCCCTCGGGCAAAGGCAAGGGAGCCGCGAGCAGTTCTTCTGCCCCGGGTGGTTCCGGGAGGTCGGAGGGAGAGAGACGACACCGACTACGTCGTGCCGACGGGTCTTTCGTCGGGGATCTGCCCCCTGATTCGAGCCTCCCTCAGAAGCGCCAGAAAACAGCTGGCGGGGTCGGGGAGGCCGGctccccgacccagggctcgtagaggcgcgtcagtcctccaCCAGCTTCACCATCAGTCCCGTTGTCACCGCCGCCGCCATCATCTGGCCTGCCACCGCCA
This portion of the Zea mays cultivar B73 chromosome 2, Zm-B73-REFERENCE-NAM-5.0, whole genome shotgun sequence genome encodes:
- the LOC100285415 gene encoding RING-H2 finger protein ATL5F, which translates into the protein MYTVRPHAAATVTLNCTEAPLDCLPLCPGGGDACFEYVLPPPPPIPVIPRAPVADRHAPVRLILVISLLSIFLSLSLGLSTLLLYRRRRRLILRRRRSLAAATAEGPDDEEEGGGGGGVVHHVWYIRTVGLDEATIASIAAVEYRRGVGRSGDCAVCLGEFSDGELVRLLPRCAHPFHAPCIDTWLRAHVNCPICRSPVVVIPSDLPVDAAEAEAGGAQLGEHYVHEEMSLSQSESETEGSEDSEASSASATQSEGTSTAEENGRDTPKPIRRSASMDSPLFAVALPEANDDVVRYNCKLPNPREMKVFRAKEKEAAGISSSSCQSGRFKIGRSMSSSGQGFFFSRNGRSSGAVLPL